A genomic segment from Spinacia oleracea cultivar Varoflay chromosome 3, BTI_SOV_V1, whole genome shotgun sequence encodes:
- the LOC110803877 gene encoding vignain-like: MDNVKFLLVLLSSTLVLGLAESFDFYESDLGTCLWDLYERWRAHHTVSRDLQEKQKRFNVFKANVHHVHKVNKMDKPYKLKMNMYADMTNHEFIASYGSKITHYKMFHPRPVIEFMHGRFEDVPATID, from the coding sequence ATGGATAATGTTAAGTTTCTCTTGGTGCTTCTCTCTTCGACCCTAGTGTTAGGGCTTGCAGAGAGCTTCGACTTTTATGAGAGTGACCTCGGGACCTGCCTCTGGGATCTATACGAGAGATGGAGGGCTCACCACACAGTCTCTCGGGACCTGCAGGAGAAGCAAAAGAGGTTTAACGTGTTCAAGGCTAATGTCCATCATGTTCATAAGGTGAACAAGATGGATAAGCCATATAAGCTAAAGATGAACATGTATGCAGATATGACTAACCACGAGTTTATAGCCTCTTATGGGTCTAAAATTACGCATTACAAGATGTTCCACCCACGTCCAGTGATAGAGTTCATGCATGGTAGGTTTGAAGACGTTCCTGCTACTATTGATTGA